From the genome of Thermodesulfobacteriota bacterium:
TGAGGATCTGTCCGGGCGGACCTATCCGGATCTGCATGGGACGCTGAACGGCATCCAGGCGGCCGTGAATCAGGAACTGGAACTGAAGAACGTTCCCCGGTTGCCGGACGTGGTTCTTCCCTACACGCGCATCACCCACGACATGGTGGATTATGTCGGCGGCAAGAACGCCAACCTCGGGGAAGTGAAGAGCCGCTGTCATCTGCCGATTCCCAGGGGGTTTGCCATTACCACCACCGCCTTTGACGAACTGATCGAGTATAACGATATCATGGATGAGATCCGCAAGCTGAAGATGGAAATCAGCGGTGAGGATCCCCAGTCCCTGATGCGGGTCAGTCATGATATTCAGCGGCTGATTATCGAGGCTGAAATCCCGAAGGCGGTAGAGGAGGCGATCCTCAAGGCGTATGAACAGGAGATCAGCCCGGAGCGGTCGGTGCCGGTGGCCCTGCGCAGCAGCGCCATCGGAGAGGACAGCGAACTATCCTACGCCGGACAGTACCAGAGTTTTCTCAATGTTCCCGCCGGGGACCTGATCGGCAAGTACAAGGCGGTGCTGGCCAGCCTGTTCACGCCGCGGGCCGTTTCCTACCGGCTGCACATGGGGATCCCCTTTGAAGAAGCGGCCATGAGCGTGGCCTGTCTGGAAATGATCCGGGCCCGGGCCGGAGGGGTCGTCTATACCCGCCATCCCTTTCAACTGACGGAAAACAACATCATCATCAACGCCACTTGGGGGCTGGGGTCCTATGTGGTGGACGGCACCGTTTCGCCGGATGCCTTCGAGGTGTCCAAGACCTCACCGCCGGCGCTGCTGAAAAAGACGATTGCTTCCAAATCCGTAGAACTGACGACCAACCCGGACGGGTATCTCATGGAAACACCCGTCAGCGGGGATATCCGCCAGACGCCCTGTCTGACCGATGAGCAGGCCCTGCGGCTGGCGGAATACGCCCTGAAACTGGAAGCGCATTTCCAGGGCCCCCAGGATATTGAATGGGCGCTGGACGGCGACGGGAACCTGATCATTCTCCAGAGCCGGCCCCTGATGATCGAGCGGTGCGGGGATGAGACCTGCGCCCCGCAGCGTTTCGAACAATACCCGGTGCTGGTCGAAGGCGGTGAAGCGGCCAGCCCCGGCGTCGGATGGGGTCCGGCCTGTATCGTCCGTTCCGAGGAAGACCTGCTTTCCTTTCCCGAAGGCGGCGTGCTGGTCGCCGCCAATTCCTCCCCCGAATACGTCATCGTCATGCCCCTGGCCCGGGCCATCGTTACCAACCTGGGCAGTATTACCGGCCACATGGCCTCCCTGGCCCGTGAATACAAGATTCCGGCGCTGCTCAACACCAAGAACGCCACCCAGGCCATTCAGCCGGGGGAGATCGTTACCGTCGATGCCTTCGGTTCCCGGGTTTATGCCGGCAAGGTGGAGGAACTGCTGGATGTTCAGTGGCATCGCGGGGCCTTCATGAAAAAGACGCCGGTGTATCAGGTCCTGGAAAGACTCGCGCAACATGTCGTTCCGCTGCATTTAAAGAATCCCCGGTCCCGCAGGTTCACGGCCGGCAACTGCCGGACCATCCATGACATCGTGCGGTTTACCCACGAGAAGTCTTACGGCGAGATTTTTCACATCAGCGATTTTACCTCGGATCACGGCCACATTTCCGTCAAGCTGTCCGCGCCCCTGCCCATTGATCTGTATGTGATCGACCTGGGCGGCGGACTGGCCGCCCCGGAAAAGGCGAGAAAGATCACCGTCGATCATGTCGTTTCGACGCCCTTCAGGGCTTTGCTGGAAGGCATGCTTCACAAGGACCTGAAACCCCTTGAACCCCGGCCCATCGACGTGCGGGGATTCCTTTCGGTCGTCAGCCAGCAGATGCTGGCGCCGCCGAATCCGGTGGTTGAACGTTTCGGGGATCGGAGCTACGCGATTATTTCCGACAAATACGTGAACTTCAGTTCCCGGGTGGGCTACCACTATAGCATCCTGGATACCTTCTGCGGGCAGACGGCCATGAAAAACTACATTCATTTCCAGTTCAAGGGCGGGGCCGCCGACAACGTCCGGCGAAACCGGCGGGCCCGGCTGATTCGCAACATTCTTGAAGCCAGGGATTTTCTGGTGGAGGTCCAGGGAGACCGGGTCACCGCCCGTTTCAACAAGCAGGCCATGGAACTGGTCCTGGAAAAGCTTGACGTCCTGGGAAGGCTGCTCATCTTTACCCGGCAGATGGACATGCTGATGAACACGGAGCGAAGCGTTGACGATCTGTCCGCCCGGTTTCTGGATGGCTGCTACGACCTGGAAAAACCCCGGGCCTGTCGGGCGGAACCGGAAAAAGGTTGACCGCGCCGGTCTACCGGACCTTTTCCTTTTCCTTCTTCTGATCGAACGCGCCGGATATTTTCAGCAGGATTTCGTCCACGGCGCTGGGCTTGAGGAGATAGTCATAGGCCCCGTATTTGACGATCTCCACGGCCGTTTCCAGGGAGGCGTGACCGGACAGTACCACTACCTCGGCGGTAATGCCGCGGCGTCTCATTTCCTGCAGCACCTCGATGCCGTCGAGACCGGGCATTTTCACGTCCAGCAGCACCACGTCGTACATCCGGCGGGAAAGTTCTTCCAGGGCCTCCCGGCCGTCGTTGACCGCCTGCGCCGGGATATGGCGCACGTTGAAAATTTTCAGCATGGACCGGCACAGGGCTTTATCGTCATCGACGATCAGCACGGCTGGTTTTTCCGATGGGAACAGATTTTCGCTCATGGGTCTTATACGATCCAGACGGCCCGCTGGGTGCCCATGTGCAGGACCTTGCGGCTGACGCGGCCCATGAGAAACTCCTCCACGGCGGAAAGACCGCGGCGGCCCATGACGATGGTGCCGTACCCGCCTTCCCTGGCCGCCTGGACAATACCGCCGGCGCGGGTGATTTTGTTTTCCAGAATCTGTTTGCAGGTCCGGCCGGGATGAAAGCCGGCGTCGATCAGTTTCTGCTCCGCCTCGAGCATGGGCTTTTCCACCGCCTGGCGGGTTTCGTCCAGCCACAACTTTTCTTCTTCCGACCCGAAAATCTGCTGATCATTGAGAAAAATGTTCAGCGACCTCACCACATGGCAGAGCATGACGTCCCGTTCGTCCGAGGCCATCAGGTCGCAGACGCAATCCACCGCCTTGAAGGCGCCTGTGGAACCGTCAAAACCGATCAGAATTTTTTCGGTTTCCGGGCAGCCGCCGATAACAGCCATGGGCAGATGGTCGGAGACGGACAGGAGTTTGTTGACAACGCTTCCCAGGACCACTTCCTGAATGCGGCTGATGCCGCACCGGCCCACCACCAGCACATCGTATCCGTTGCGGGATTCAGCCAGGATATCCCGGGCCACACCGGCTTTGCGGTGATGGTAAGTCGCTTTGATCGCCTGAACGGGGAACCCCTCATCACGCAGGATGGTTGTCGCCTTGGTCAGCGCGTTGGTGATGTTCTGCTTGATCCCCGCGGCCCAGGCGGTCACCGAGGAGATCGCGCGGCTGGCGACAGGATCCCGGCTCAAATCCAGAAAGGCTTCCGGAACTTCCGTGGCGACGTGAAAGAGGTTGACATGGGTGGTGTTTTCCGGGAAAAAGCGGCTGATGTACCGAACCGCGTCCATGGATTGGTCGGAGCCGTCAAAAGCCATTAATACGTTCAGTTTTTTAGTCATGGTGTGCCTCCTTGTCTGGATAACTGTTTGGTCATGGTTACTATGCGCCTCAATTTTCACGGATGCGCGGCAGCGTCAATTGGAAAACTGTTCCCTGCTTGACCCGGCTGGACACAGCAATATTTCCACCCAGGCGGTCGACAATAACGGACGTCACGTAAAGCCCGAGCCCGGGACTTTCTTCCGGCCGGGTGGTGAAAAACGGTTCGAAAACTTTTTCCAGGTCATCCCCGGAAATTCCACATCCGTCGTCTTTTACCGAAAGTCGGACGCCGGCGTCCGTATCGGTCAGTTCGACCGTGATGGTGCCGTCCGATTCAACGGCGGTAATGGCGTTGGCGATCAGGTTGCCGATAATCTGGCGCACGTCGTCCGGATCACTCCAGATGACGCCTTCGGCCCGGTCCAGGTCGAGGACGATGTCGATATTTTTCCCCTTGGCCTGTTCCAGTGCCGACTTTACGCAGACCGATACCAGGCTCTTGAGATTGGTTTGTTCGGTGACCGTTTCGGTCTGCCGGGTGAAGCCGAGCAATGGATGAACAATGCGTCCGATCCGGTCACTGGCGGCTTCCATTTTGCTGATAATGATGTCAATCTCTTTTTTCCAGGGGATGGCCGTGTTTTCCGCCCTGCCCATCATCAGCCTTAAATATTCTGTGCATTCGATGATAACGGACAGCGGCCTCTCAATTTCTCTGGTGATGCCGGTGGACAGGGTGCCAAGTGAGGCGAGACGCTGGGCGGCCGCCAGTTGCTGTGTCATCCGGTGCCTGAATTCCGCCTCCTCCTGTTTTGTTTTTTCGTGTTTTGTTTTTTCAGCCGCCTGAATGATTTTCTGCGTCAGGTGTTCAAAATCCACCGGTTTGGTGAGGTAGTCAAAAGCGCCTTTTTTGATTCCCTCTACGCCGTCGGCGGTACTGGCATGGCCCGTGAGGAGGATGGCCTCCGTTCCGGGAAAACGGTCCCGGATCCACCGCAGTACCTCCAGACCGTTCATGCCGGGCATTTTCACGTCCAGGATCACCACGTCCACGGGCTCTTTTTCCATAACGGCCCGGCAACGGTCGCCGTTTTCAGCCTCCAGGACAAAAAATCCCTTTTTCTGGAGCCGTTTTTTCAGCGGTGCCCTGAAGTCGGTCTCGTCATCCACCAGCAGCAGGCGTATGGATTCCATATATCCGCGCTCCTAGTGTTTCGTTTCCTGATATTGTCCCGGGGAGGAATCAACCGGTCGATCACTGATACTCACGGAGTGTTCGCCGTATTCCGATACGCCTCATCAATTTTCTGGATCAGTTCCTGGAGTTCGCAGGGCTTGGTCAGATAGTCAAAGGCCCCCAGCTTCAACCCTTCCCGGGCCGCCTCCTGGGAGCCGTGCCCGGTCAACATGATGACTTTCATGGACAGCCCCATCTGGTTGAAAATTTTCAGGACCTCAATGCCGTCCATGTCCTCCATTTTCAGGTCCAGGATGGCCACGTCAAAATCCTTTCCTCTTACCGCCCGGATGGCCTCTCCGCCGCTGTATGCCGATGTCACGTCAAAGTTTCTTTTTCTCAAGCGGTTGGCCAGCACATTGACATATCCCTCCTCATCATCGACCAGAAGGAGCCGGACAGGTGCGGCCGGCAGGTCTGTTTTGGTTTTGCTGTCCATGATGGATTTAGTCATACCCGCGGTTGAGGATCAGTTTGTCGATTCTGGCTTTTTCAATCTTTTCGTCATGGGAATGCTTCTTCCTGACGGCTTCTTTTACCTTGGTGATCAGGGTATCGATGTCGCAGGGTTTCATCAGATAATCAAACGCACCCAGCTTCATCCCTTCGATGGCGGTTTCTACGGTGGCGTGGCCGGTCAGCATGATAACTTCCTTCAGCGGATGACGTTTTTTAATCTCCCGCAGGGTTTCAATACCGTCCCTGCCGGGCATTTTCACATCCAGAATGATCACATCCACGCTACCTTCCCTGTCCAGAAGGGTCAACGCTTCATCACCGCTGTGGGCGGCAATGATTTTCAACCCCCGTTTGTCCAGGCGCTTGGCCATGGTCTCTACAAAGGGAACCTCGTCATCCACCAGCATGATGGAACTCGTTGCCATTGAATGCTCTCCTTTCTTATATGGTACTGAAAAAACCGTTATTATTATTTTACTTATATTTGAAGCACGGAAAAAAATCAACCGGCGTTCCCGCGCCGCGCCAGTTACTGCTGCTGGAAGGGGACCCAGATCCGGAAGCGCGCTCCTTTTTCCACGGCGCTCTGAACGTCAATTTTGCCTCCCATTTTATTAATGATCCCGTAACAGATGGAAAGTCCCAGGCCGGTTCCCTTGCCTACGGGTTTAGTGGTAAAGAAGGGGTCGAAGATGCGGGGAAGATTGGCCTCGGGAATACCGGGTCCGGTGTCCTCCACGACAATGACGATATGGCCGGGCTTGATCTCGCTGACTTTGGTGGAAATGCGGATGACGCCGCCGGTTTTTTCCATGGCATCCAGGGCGTTATTGATCAGGTTCAACAGCACCTGCTGCATTTCGGAGGGAGAGATCATGATGTAAGGCAGATCTTTCTGGAGGTCGGTCTCGATGACGACTTTGTTGTATTTGGCCATCTGCCGGGAGAGATTGACGATCTCCACCACCAGGTCGTTGATCTGAACGTCCTTGGTGGTGGAATCCGTTTTTCTGGCGAAACTTAAAAGCTTGTGGGTGATCTCCTTGCATCTTTTGCCCTGGGTGTTGATCTGGGCCAGCGCCCGTTTGAACTCTTTCAGGTTGGCGCTTCCGGCCAGATCCTCTTCCTCCAGCAGATCGCCGATCCATCCGGCTTCCTCCACCATGATGGCCACCGGGTTGTTGATTTCATGGGCAATCCCCGCCGCCAGTTCGCCGATGGAAGCCATTTTGCCGGTTTCGATGATCTGCTGGTTCATGCCTTCCTTGGCGATATCGGCCCTGCGGATGCGCCGGACCATGCGCTGGGATATATATATGGCCATGAACACAATGGCGGCGCCGCCGAAAAGAAAAATAATCAGCGAAATTATCCGCATGCGTTTCAGGTCGGAAAAGGCGTCGGCGCTCTGCTGCTTGACGATAAGCAGCCAGTCCCCGTTTTTGAGGCTGCCCACGGCATATAAATTATCCATGTCCGTATCATCGGCCAGGCGGGTGATCAGGATGTTGTTATGCGCTTTCTCCACCTCTTCCCAGAAGAACATGTACTCGCTGGGCTCAATGGTAATTCCCGCCGTCGGCTGGGTCTGGAATTTGCCGTCCCGGTTGAGGATAAAGGCGTAACCGGTCTTGCCGATCCGCAGATTCTGAACCAGGGAATTGAAGGCCATGAAATCGATGGTCGCCCGGATCAGAAACGGGCGTTCGTCGTCTTTGTGCTTGACGGTGATGATGAAATGGGGTGTTCCCCGGAAGCCCAGGAACACATCGCTGATATACGTGTCACTGTCCCAGGCGTTTTTGAACCAGTCGGCGCCGGCATAATTGACGTTGGCCAGGCCATGGGGACCGGCGTAGGCCACCTGGTCTCCTTTTCCATCCACAATGCCCAGATCGACGAACACATTGCCGTAGTCTTCACGGAGATAAAACAGCTTTTTTTCGAGAAAATCGTTGTCGTTCAGGGTCTCATAGGTTCTGGTGATGGCCAGAAAGCGGATATTGGCCAGTTTTTCATTTAAAAACGTGTCAATCTGCTGCTTGTGCTTCTGCACCAGTTCAGTCAGGTGGGCATAGGTTTTTTCATGATAGGCCGTGCTGAATTGATGGAGCAGGATGAAAATGACCAGCAGCATCGGAGCGAAAGAAACCGTAATCACGCTGACGATCATGTTCCGGGAAAGCGACTGGTAGTAATTTTTCTGTTTGCCGTTGGTCATCTCGCGCACTCACTGTTTTTCGTTGGGTTATCCGCAGAGAGGGGATCGTCTTCGCAACAACATCCGGGTGTTGTCGCTACTCACTGCCGATGGGCTACTCCAATTATCAGGATTCATGAAGTATGCCAACAACGCTGGAGTTTTCAAAACCGTCCGCGAAAAACAAGGTTTTCCGATGCCGGCCCGGCCCTGTTTCCGATTATTATTTTTTTTCAATAAGTTGTATCACAATCTCGGCGGCGAACGCTACCAACAATTTTATACCGATCTACATTTTTAGCCCGCATCGTGATCTGAATTCAGCGGGGGGGCAAAACAGATTTTTTTTATTTGATTGTTTTTACAGGTTGTAAAGAAAATCGGCAGGCGTGTTTTGACCTGATATCGCGTCTGCGACAGGCGTGGGGAAGAACCGGAAAATGGCGGAACGAGTCATGCCTGATGCAATCCCCATTTCCCGGCCGGCAGACGGTTATTTGCCTGTCAGACAAATGGACACTTTTTCGAGTTCTCCCGCCTTGGCCATACTGTATTTATCCCAGAAGAGCTTGTCGCTTTCATAAAAAGTCTGGGTCTGGTTACGCTGGAGAAATTTTTTGAAATCCCCCGGGCCTCCGTTATACATGGCGTATAAGGCCCGGCTGAGTAAATCGTGGCTCAAGGGGTTGGCCGGATCCATTTTTTTCAGGGCGTAATCTTTCAGATAGTGAGCCAGGATTTCCGCGCCGGCTTTGGCATTATATTCGATATTCCACCGCAGGCTTTCGACCTTGTAGAATCCCCGCCAGATGCGCTGGTTGATCTGCATCAGTCCCACCGAGGACTGGTTATAGGAAAGGAGCGGCGTCATATTGCCTTTGACCGTGATAAACTGCCGCCAGCAGCTTTCCTGCCAGGCGGTGGCCATGATCATCAGCCGGTACATGGGCTGGAGAGAGGCATCGAGCTTGTTGTTGGCCAGGGCTTCGTCGGCGGTTTTTTCCAGTACCTGTCGAACCCGGGCCAGATAGGGTCCCAGATTGTCTTTGGGAGCGAGCCACTGTTTGAGCGCCTCCAGGTCCGGTGGAGCGGGAGCCTCTTCCGCGTATGCCGGGGCGATGAGAAGTCGCAGGATAAAACCGGTAATCACCTCCACCGGCGGAGCGGGCGCTGTTTCCTGAGGCGGAGTCGGTTCTACTTCCTGAGGTGGTGCGGGCTCACCTTCCTGCGCTGGGGCAAGTTCGTCTTTCTGCGGCGGAACGGGCTCGCCCTCCTCCGGCAACGGGATTTCCAGACCATGATAGGCTGGACCGCTTTC
Proteins encoded in this window:
- a CDS encoding response regulator, which produces MSENLFPSEKPAVLIVDDDKALCRSMLKIFNVRHIPAQAVNDGREALEELSRRMYDVVLLDVKMPGLDGIEVLQEMRRRGITAEVVVLSGHASLETAVEIVKYGAYDYLLKPSAVDEILLKISGAFDQKKEKEKVR
- a CDS encoding response regulator; protein product: MATSSIMLVDDEVPFVETMAKRLDKRGLKIIAAHSGDEALTLLDREGSVDVIILDVKMPGRDGIETLREIKKRHPLKEVIMLTGHATVETAIEGMKLGAFDYLMKPCDIDTLITKVKEAVRKKHSHDEKIEKARIDKLILNRGYD
- a CDS encoding universal stress protein, with the translated sequence MTKKLNVLMAFDGSDQSMDAVRYISRFFPENTTHVNLFHVATEVPEAFLDLSRDPVASRAISSVTAWAAGIKQNITNALTKATTILRDEGFPVQAIKATYHHRKAGVARDILAESRNGYDVLVVGRCGISRIQEVVLGSVVNKLLSVSDHLPMAVIGGCPETEKILIGFDGSTGAFKAVDCVCDLMASDERDVMLCHVVRSLNIFLNDQQIFGSEEEKLWLDETRQAVEKPMLEAEQKLIDAGFHPGRTCKQILENKITRAGGIVQAAREGGYGTIVMGRRGLSAVEEFLMGRVSRKVLHMGTQRAVWIV
- a CDS encoding response regulator, with the translated sequence MESIRLLLVDDETDFRAPLKKRLQKKGFFVLEAENGDRCRAVMEKEPVDVVILDVKMPGMNGLEVLRWIRDRFPGTEAILLTGHASTADGVEGIKKGAFDYLTKPVDFEHLTQKIIQAAEKTKHEKTKQEEAEFRHRMTQQLAAAQRLASLGTLSTGITREIERPLSVIIECTEYLRLMMGRAENTAIPWKKEIDIIISKMEAASDRIGRIVHPLLGFTRQTETVTEQTNLKSLVSVCVKSALEQAKGKNIDIVLDLDRAEGVIWSDPDDVRQIIGNLIANAITAVESDGTITVELTDTDAGVRLSVKDDGCGISGDDLEKVFEPFFTTRPEESPGLGLYVTSVIVDRLGGNIAVSSRVKQGTVFQLTLPRIREN
- a CDS encoding response regulator, translated to MDSKTKTDLPAAPVRLLLVDDEEGYVNVLANRLRKRNFDVTSAYSGGEAIRAVRGKDFDVAILDLKMEDMDGIEVLKIFNQMGLSMKVIMLTGHGSQEAAREGLKLGAFDYLTKPCELQELIQKIDEAYRNTANTP
- a CDS encoding PEP/pyruvate-binding domain-containing protein, producing MWKQIKALLKKKSGPGHDPAGMMNIFRKKYVNFKALLESNAELLKIIAGMEEKLTGQYVFGMSYIRSEMVRVVYHAFRMVKSFEDLSGRTYPDLHGTLNGIQAAVNQELELKNVPRLPDVVLPYTRITHDMVDYVGGKNANLGEVKSRCHLPIPRGFAITTTAFDELIEYNDIMDEIRKLKMEISGEDPQSLMRVSHDIQRLIIEAEIPKAVEEAILKAYEQEISPERSVPVALRSSAIGEDSELSYAGQYQSFLNVPAGDLIGKYKAVLASLFTPRAVSYRLHMGIPFEEAAMSVACLEMIRARAGGVVYTRHPFQLTENNIIINATWGLGSYVVDGTVSPDAFEVSKTSPPALLKKTIASKSVELTTNPDGYLMETPVSGDIRQTPCLTDEQALRLAEYALKLEAHFQGPQDIEWALDGDGNLIILQSRPLMIERCGDETCAPQRFEQYPVLVEGGEAASPGVGWGPACIVRSEEDLLSFPEGGVLVAANSSPEYVIVMPLARAIVTNLGSITGHMASLAREYKIPALLNTKNATQAIQPGEIVTVDAFGSRVYAGKVEELLDVQWHRGAFMKKTPVYQVLERLAQHVVPLHLKNPRSRRFTAGNCRTIHDIVRFTHEKSYGEIFHISDFTSDHGHISVKLSAPLPIDLYVIDLGGGLAAPEKARKITVDHVVSTPFRALLEGMLHKDLKPLEPRPIDVRGFLSVVSQQMLAPPNPVVERFGDRSYAIISDKYVNFSSRVGYHYSILDTFCGQTAMKNYIHFQFKGGAADNVRRNRRARLIRNILEARDFLVEVQGDRVTARFNKQAMELVLEKLDVLGRLLIFTRQMDMLMNTERSVDDLSARFLDGCYDLEKPRACRAEPEKG
- a CDS encoding ATP-binding protein, whose translation is MTNGKQKNYYQSLSRNMIVSVITVSFAPMLLVIFILLHQFSTAYHEKTYAHLTELVQKHKQQIDTFLNEKLANIRFLAITRTYETLNDNDFLEKKLFYLREDYGNVFVDLGIVDGKGDQVAYAGPHGLANVNYAGADWFKNAWDSDTYISDVFLGFRGTPHFIITVKHKDDERPFLIRATIDFMAFNSLVQNLRIGKTGYAFILNRDGKFQTQPTAGITIEPSEYMFFWEEVEKAHNNILITRLADDTDMDNLYAVGSLKNGDWLLIVKQQSADAFSDLKRMRIISLIIFLFGGAAIVFMAIYISQRMVRRIRRADIAKEGMNQQIIETGKMASIGELAAGIAHEINNPVAIMVEEAGWIGDLLEEEDLAGSANLKEFKRALAQINTQGKRCKEITHKLLSFARKTDSTTKDVQINDLVVEIVNLSRQMAKYNKVVIETDLQKDLPYIMISPSEMQQVLLNLINNALDAMEKTGGVIRISTKVSEIKPGHIVIVVEDTGPGIPEANLPRIFDPFFTTKPVGKGTGLGLSICYGIINKMGGKIDVQSAVEKGARFRIWVPFQQQ